One part of the Treponema peruense genome encodes these proteins:
- a CDS encoding DNA-deoxyinosine glycosylase, protein MHVIHDIGPVWNTESRILFLGTMPSPASRLAGFYYIHPRNRFWPVMEKIFGVTLPSVNERRAFLLQNNIALWDVLCGCDIDGAQDSSIKNAVPNNFTQILNESKISRIFCTGKTALLLYEKLCAKNYSVPYEGLPSTSPANASWTLEKLCEEYRKKIFADAFH, encoded by the coding sequence ATGCATGTAATTCATGATATTGGACCTGTATGGAACACCGAAAGCAGAATTCTTTTTTTGGGAACTATGCCCTCGCCTGCTTCAAGGCTGGCTGGGTTTTACTACATACACCCTCGCAACAGATTCTGGCCGGTAATGGAAAAAATATTCGGCGTTACGCTGCCTTCTGTAAACGAACGGCGAGCTTTTCTTTTGCAGAATAATATTGCACTTTGGGATGTTCTGTGCGGATGCGATATTGACGGTGCGCAGGATTCTTCAATTAAAAACGCGGTGCCAAATAATTTTACGCAGATACTTAACGAATCAAAAATAAGCCGCATCTTTTGTACTGGAAAAACCGCACTTTTACTTTACGAAAAACTTTGTGCAAAAAATTATTCTGTCCCGTACGAAGGTCTTCCTTCCACAAGTCCGGCAAATGCTTCGTGGACTCTGGAAAAACTTTGCGAAGAATACAGAAAGAAAATATTTGCAGACGCATTCCATTAA
- a CDS encoding radical SAM protein, giving the protein MLYRQKKDTYIRNYDGVGYITSTGIFNDRIVNQSGTIFLCALSRTPQTLDELTDKILPQFTGVDRETIKSDAQEFYETLIQDGFIIKGETEEELNAKDIGFTYNSILPKTAREDFTPTIQRADSDTQEFLEKHFKDKPHLTSFQIELTSKCNERCVHCYIPHKFKLNNITDELYYSTLEQLSKMGVLSVTLSGGEPMCHPHFKEYLRAAKKYDFYVNILSNLTLLDDETIQIMKESNVSSVQVSLYSMIPEHHDTITTLPGSFEKTKNAILKLIENDIPLHVSCPTMKGNKDDFKDVLAWCTEHKIRAQTDYIMMAQYNHETENLANRLSVEEAGKVIETIVLGDEDYQKSILESEFEERCNQAQFNPERRLCGVGISSCCMVSNGNVYPCAGWQEMVLGNLNEDNLQNIWDNSEKIKWLRGLKMKDLGNGECCKCDKAAFCAPCMVRNANESPTGNPLEINRHFCAVAAKNKQIVLDWRNAKLKEV; this is encoded by the coding sequence ATGCTTTACAGACAAAAAAAAGACACATACATTCGTAACTACGACGGCGTGGGCTACATTACTTCGACAGGAATTTTTAACGACAGAATTGTAAACCAGAGCGGAACAATTTTTTTATGCGCATTAAGCCGCACGCCTCAAACACTTGACGAACTCACAGATAAGATTTTACCACAATTCACAGGTGTTGACCGAGAAACAATAAAAAGCGACGCACAAGAATTTTACGAAACATTAATCCAGGACGGATTTATTATCAAAGGAGAAACAGAAGAAGAACTTAATGCCAAAGACATTGGCTTTACATATAATTCAATTTTACCAAAAACAGCACGTGAAGATTTTACACCGACAATTCAGCGTGCAGACAGCGACACTCAGGAGTTTTTGGAAAAGCATTTTAAAGACAAACCACACTTGACATCGTTCCAAATTGAACTGACTTCAAAATGCAACGAACGCTGCGTTCACTGCTACATTCCGCATAAGTTCAAATTGAATAACATTACGGACGAGCTTTATTATTCAACACTTGAGCAGCTTAGTAAAATGGGAGTTTTGTCTGTAACACTTTCCGGTGGAGAGCCGATGTGCCATCCTCATTTTAAAGAATACTTACGCGCTGCAAAAAAATACGACTTTTATGTAAACATTCTTTCAAACCTAACTTTGCTTGATGACGAAACAATTCAGATTATGAAAGAAAGCAATGTTTCATCAGTTCAGGTTTCGCTTTATTCAATGATTCCGGAACATCATGATACAATTACAACTTTGCCTGGCAGTTTTGAGAAAACAAAAAATGCAATTTTAAAATTAATCGAAAACGATATTCCGCTTCATGTAAGTTGTCCAACAATGAAAGGAAACAAAGATGATTTTAAAGATGTTTTGGCTTGGTGCACTGAACACAAAATCCGCGCCCAAACTGACTACATTATGATGGCACAGTACAACCACGAAACAGAAAATCTTGCAAACAGACTTTCTGTAGAAGAAGCAGGCAAAGTAATCGAAACTATTGTACTTGGCGATGAAGATTATCAAAAATCAATTCTTGAATCAGAATTTGAAGAACGTTGTAATCAGGCTCAGTTTAATCCGGAACGCCGTTTGTGCGGAGTTGGTATTTCTTCTTGTTGTATGGTAAGCAACGGAAATGTTTATCCATGTGCCGGATGGCAGGAAATGGTTTTGGGAAACTTAAACGAAGACAATTTGCAGAACATTTGGGACAATTCAGAAAAAATAAAATGGCTTCGCGGTTTAAAAATGAAAGACCTTGGAAACGGTGAATGCTGCAAATGCGACAAAGCAGCCTTTTGCGCTCCGTGCATGGTTCGAAATGCCAACGAAAGTCCTACAG